Within the Stegostoma tigrinum isolate sSteTig4 chromosome 35, sSteTig4.hap1, whole genome shotgun sequence genome, the region TGGGTAAGTATCTTGAATTTCTTCAGAACCCTTGGCAGAAGTTTGTCGCAGTTTTTCAATGCTTTTGGTTTGGATTTCTAAATCTGCATCAGTGTTTTCTGATATTTTCAAGACAGTCTCATGTGTGTTTGCTGGGGTTTTCTGTCCAGTTTTGACTTCTGTTGGCAGCTCTTCATCATAACACACACACGCTTCAGCCACTCCTCCTTGTGTTTCCGTCAGCAACATGGCACCTTCACTTGACTTACCATTGCCCAAACTAGCCATCATTGAGCCATTACCAATATCTGAGTACACGAACAACTTGGTCTGCCCTGCAATATATTTGGCATTTATACAGCATTCTTCTGTCTTGTCACTATTGTTCACACCCACAAGAGTCTTATTGGTACTATCAGAGCCTTCCTGCCAGTCACGTTCAGGCCCTGCTTGAACCAAAAAATCTGTTGCACCCTGTAAACCATTTGGACTCTCTTCTGCCTTTCCTCCGGTTTTGAATCTTTCTTCGTCAACTGCACATTGTGCTTGGGAATCTTCACATTCTTGAACGTTTTCTCCCATTGATTCATCCACAAAAGTAGAGAGTGCAATGTTTTCCATTGCCATTATTGCTTCAGCCTCCTCTCTGCAGCCCTGGCCTTCTGATTCATGGAGATGAATTTGACCATCTTCTATAGATCTATTGTCAATAGGCAGCTCTTCTCTACTTGGGTCTTGATCTGATTGTTCTGTCGTAAGTTCAATATCAGGCATGAGGGAGGTTTCTTCATGTTCTGTTGCAGTCTCCACTGAAATAGTCTCTTCAAATTCTGTGTTTTCATGTCTTGTCTTGAGACCTGATTCTACTTTGCCTCCAACATCTTCATTCCTTTCAGTCACTTGTTCTTCAACAGTAATCTCAGCGCTGTCTGCTTCTGCCTGTTGTACCTCCGTAGTCAATGTTTCTTCAGTTGCTTTGCTCGTCTCAAATGATCCTTCGTTTATTGTGAGATTTTCCGTTTCTTCCTTCTTTGGCACATCTTGATTTTCACATGCACTAGTCGATGTCTCAACTGGATGTTCTTCTAATCCTTCTTTGGTCATTTCCTGGTCACCTTTGACCTCTGTCATGTTTTTCTTGGATTGGTTGGAATCCCAACAAGCCAAGATGTCAAATTGTTGGCACACTGTTGTGCTCACTTTCCTAAATCTTCACAAATTTATTGTTCACTCTTTCTCAAACTGTTGGACTTTTTTTGAGCAGAAAGTGGCTGTGTTGAAGCCAATAGCTGCTTCTGCAGCtcggtgtcaaattttgttgacGGTAcacctgtgaagtgctttggaaggtgctatggAAATGCAGATTATTGTTGGTCTGTTTTTGGAGAGCTTCCTGCTTAGATACAAAGGAGAATGATTGATTaatttgaatgtattcaaagACCAAATAAAATTATTTGTTCAGGATTGTAAATACGACATAGATAATTCAAAATCCAGAAGGCCCAAGTCCACAGAATTTCTGCTTAACAGAGCACagtattttggaattttttttttgttttcaatcttcTCCTCTGCCTTTCTGTGCACTTGGCAGGGGCCAGTCAATTCTGATCAACCTTTTCTGAATCTCAAGGAGGTAATATCCTGTGCTGAGTCTCGCCCAAATAGGATGCATTAGTTTTGGGTGCAGACTGCATTCACATTACTGGTGTAGTATCTCATTTCCCAACACCTCCAGTGTTATGTATATTTGCAGCACAAAGCTATTCATTGCAGAGTGGGCTGTTTATTTGCAATAATGAGTTTTCATGAAACAAtagcagagatagacagacacCACTCAATAGAGTGCTGGATAATCTGGAGAAAGGTCTTTGACAAAACCCAGCCTGATTTATGAGCCCTCTTTAATTGTATTTAGAGTCCAGAATATCCCTGCAACTAATTGGAGGTAGATTTGCAAGCAATGTCCCATACATGTAAGGAGTTCAAATACGAAA harbors:
- the LOC125447451 gene encoding uncharacterized protein LOC125447451, with the translated sequence MTEVKGDQEMTKEGLEEHPVETSTSACENQDVPKKEETENLTINEGSFETSKATEETLTTEVQQAEADSAEITVEEQVTERNEDVGGKVESGLKTRHENTEFEETISVETATEHEETSLMPDIELTTEQSDQDPSREELPIDNRSIEDGQIHLHESEGQGCREEAEAIMAMENIALSTFVDESMGENVQECEDSQAQCAVDEERFKTGGKAEESPNGLQGATDFLVQAGPERDWQEGSDSTNKTLVGVNNSDKTEECCINAKYIAGQTKLFVYSDIGNGSMMASLGNGKSSEGAMLLTETQGGVAEACVCYDEELPTEVKTGQKTPANTHETVLKISENTDADLEIQTKSIEKLRQTSAKGSEEIQDTYPLHAPICSGYLSEYLENSAENQGTDFDPSAERTSEIPVSTSDNPTEKLAVAEEQATSNDSAPSPATEIMEKTEEHEPKGDNLTESVQAMELLSKTPGENAGVSNIGLEQQCKTGISKSENQGTPELTEPGDNQMTVAGEQ